From Oryza sativa Japonica Group chromosome 4, ASM3414082v1, one genomic window encodes:
- the LOC136356326 gene encoding uncharacterized protein produces the protein MFTSTHGHAVDFRLVHYARSIADAQPQDVPQWSWGSAVLAATYRALCEACTKTDAGAIIAGCPMLLQLWAAERFAIGRPVVDSAPYGVGRSAQWPEDGPTMGTYWCRRGRRYAHVQVRRGYPDFVFEFDRLQPSDVIWEPYTEEAVAARAPLGLSSLCTRDQAYWLTILPMVFDIFVEPHWPQRVMRQFGLRQVFPGNVQPTVPPADHSLTRRGQLAGALWAPRVQQYVDDWVLATEEVINELFPHTEENYRDYLHWYLPRTRARVTFTPDAPEPHVAAVTDAYPTHRDRDYFVAADAARDISADITAVQVRLNRGLHLTDVEQRSTFDRMQEKMRAVMRVFSCRSAVDVVPPAGPVHPRPRGPTVGAGPRLSSSAPSFGAVRPTAPVSHGPRMPSSAFAGTTGASASSAGAFATSSGAFASSSSHGASIPRPHGFAAGIFGTGASSSHAGRTGPTSQFYDDDLHGADHQDVLGSSQLGGAPEAHTQEQPEVTPVQAGRVGRAVPPDRLTYSQGHIRAQGRRDRGKRPRQ, from the exons atgttcactagcacccacgggcacgctgtggacttccggctggtccactacgcacggtccatcgcggatgctcagccacaggacgtgccgcagtggagctggggttctgccgtgctagcagccacgtaccgtgccctctgtgaggcgtgcacgaagactgacgcgggagcgatcatcgctggctgtcctatgttgcttcagctttgggcagccgagaggtttgccatagggcgaccagtggtggacagcgcaccctacggggttggtcgcagcgcgcagtggccagaggacggtcccacgatggggacttactggtgtcgacgtggg cgtcgttacgctcacgtccaggtgagacgtggttacccggacttcgtgttcgagtttgaccgtctccagccgagcgacgtcatctgggagccgtacacagaagaggccgtcgctgcgagagcaccgctaggactttcgtccttgtgcacacgcgaccaggcttactggctcaccatcctgccgatggtgttcgacattttcgttgagcctcactggccgcagcgtgtgatgagacagttcggacttaggcaggtgtttcccggcaacgtgcagccgaccgtcccccctgccgaccactc gttgactcgacggggacagctagcaggcgcactttgggctccacgtgtacagcagtacgttgacgactgggtgttagctacagaggaggtgatcaacgagctcttcccacacacggaggagaactaccgtgactaccttcactggtaccttcctcgcactcgtgcgcgtgtgaccttcactccagacgccccagagccgcacgttgccgctgtcacggacgcgtatcccacgcaccgtgaccgagactacttcgtggcg gctgatgcggcacgggatatcagtgccgatatcaccgcagtccaggtgaggttgaacagaggtttgcacttgactgacgttgagcagaggtcgaccttcgaccggatgcaggagaagatgcgtgcggtcatgcgcgtcttctcctgtcgcagcgccgtggacgtcgtacctccagctggtccggtacacccacggcctcgcggtcctaccgtcggagcaggacctcgtttgtcttcgagcgcccctagcttcggagcagtgcgacctacagcaccggtttcgcacg gacctcgtatgccttcgagcgcgttcgcaggcacgaccggcgcttccgcgagctccgcaggggcgttcgccacctcttcaggcgcgttcgccagctcttcctctcacggagcgtcgatccctcgcccacacg gatttgcagccgggatcttcggtactggggcctcttcgtctcacgccggtaggactggtcctactagccagttctacgacgacgacttgcacggtgcagaccaccaggacgtactaggctcctctcagcttggaggagctccagaggcgcacactcaggagcagccagaggtcacacctgtacaggcaggacgggttggccgtgccgtacccccggaccgactcacgtactcccaggggcacattagggcgcagggtaggagggacaggggtaagaggcctcgtcagtag
- the LOC4337412 gene encoding uncharacterized protein isoform X1 — protein MSMASIIILAVVFVLDVLAFVLAIGAEKRRNTAAYVNVDQNARPYCVYGSDAATGYGIGALVLLAAGQAMIMVATRCFCCGRALSPGRWRAFAGFCFITCWFTFVIAELCLLAGSVRNAYHTKYSTLVISGPPRCAMLRKGVFAAGAAFTFLTALFAELHYLFFAKARHAAAVPPPIVGGIGMTRM, from the exons ATGTCCATGGCGTCCATAATCATCCTGGCCGTCGTGTTCGTCCTCGACGTCCTCGCCTTCGTCCTCGCCATCGGCGCCGAGAAACGCCGGAACACG GCGGCGTACGTGAACGTCGACCAGAACGCGCGGCCGTACTGCGTCTACGGCTCCGACGCGGCGACGGGGTACGGCATCGGGGCGCTGGTGCTGCTGGCGGCAGGGCAGGCGATGATCATGGTGGCGACTCGGTGCTTCTGCTGCGGCCGCGCGCTCTCGCCGGGGCGGTGGCGCGCCTTCGCCGGCTTCTGCTTCATCACCTGCTG GTTCACGTTCGTGATCGCGGAGCTGTGCCTGCTGGCGGGGTCGGTGCGGAACGCGTACCACACCAAGTACAGCACGCTGGTGATTAGCGGGCCACCGCGCTGCGCGATGCTGCGCAAGGGCgtgttcgccgccggcgccgccttcaCCTTCCTCACCGCGCTCTTCGCCGAGCTCCACTACCTCTTCTTCGCCAAggcccgccacgccgccgccgtgcccccGCCCATTGTCGGCGGCATCGGCATGACCCGCATGTAG
- the LOC4337412 gene encoding uncharacterized protein isoform X2: MASIILVVVVFVLDALAFVLAIGAEKRRSTATFSEDTSGRQYCVYSSDAATGYGIGALLLLLAGQAVVMVVTRCFCCGRALSPGRWRAFSGFCFIVCWFTFVIAELCLLAGSVRNAYHTKYSTLVISGPPRCAMLRKGVFAAGAAFTFLTALFAELHYLFFAKARHAAAVPPPIVGGIGMTRM; the protein is encoded by the exons ATGGCGTCCATAATCCTCGTGGTGGTCGTGTTCGTCCTCGACGCCCTCGCCTTCGTCCTCGCCATCGGCGCCGAGAAGCGCCGGAGCACG GCCACCTTTAGCGAGGACACGAGCGGCAGGCAGTACTGCGTGTACAGCTCCGACGCGGCGACGGGGTACGGCATCggggcgctgctgctgctgctcgccggGCAGGCCGTCGTCATGGTGGTCACCCGCTGCTTCTGCTGCGGCCGCGCGCTGTCCCCCGGCCGGTGGCGCGCCTTCTCCGGATTCTGCTTCATCGTCTGCTG GTTCACGTTCGTGATCGCGGAGCTGTGCCTGCTGGCGGGGTCGGTGCGGAACGCGTACCACACCAAGTACAGCACGCTGGTGATTAGCGGGCCACCGCGCTGCGCGATGCTGCGCAAGGGCgtgttcgccgccggcgccgccttcaCCTTCCTCACCGCGCTCTTCGCCGAGCTCCACTACCTCTTCTTCGCCAAggcccgccacgccgccgccgtgcccccGCCCATTGTCGGCGGCATCGGCATGACCCGCATGTAG